The following DNA comes from Bacillota bacterium.
CTGAACCTGCGGGCGCTGGAAGCCGGGTACGAAAGGGTGAGGACGGAGCCGTGAACCTGCTGGAGTATCAGGGCAAGCGTATCCTGGCCGCCCGGGGGATCAACGTTCCCCGCGGGCAGGTGGCCCGCACGGCTGAGGAAGCTGAAAATGCCGCGGCCGAACTGGGTGTGCCCGTGGTGGTCAAGGCCCAGGTGAGGAGCGGCAAACGGGGGAAGGCGGGGGGAGTCCTTCCGGCCGATACCCCGGCCAGGGCCCGGGAGGCGGCCGAGCGCATTTTGGGCATGGAAATCGGCGGTCACCGGGTGGAGGCCGTACTGGTGGAGGAGAAGCTCTCCATCGCCCGGGAGCTTTACGCGGGTATCACCGTCAGCCCGCGGGATCGGGCGGCGGTGCTCATGTTCACATGCCAGGGGGGCATGGACGTGGAGGAGGTGGCCGCCCGCTCGCCGCAGGCGATCGTTTCCCTGCCCGTGGACGGGGTCAGGCCCGTGTGGCGCCACCAGATCCTAGAATTGGTCAAGCGGGCAGGGCTGGAAGGAGAAGCGCTGGGCCAGGTAACGGGTACCCTGGGGCAGCTGGTGCGTACCTTCCTGGAGCTGGATGCCACCACGGCGGAGATCAACCCCCTGGTGGTCACCGCGGACGGCCGGGTGGTGGCGGCAGACGCCAAGCTGGTGATCGACGATGCCGCCCTCTTCCGGCACCCGGAACTGGGTAAGGAGGCCGCCCCGGTGGGGGATCCCCTGGAGGCCATGGCCAGGCAGGCCCGTCTGGCCTACGTGCGTCTTCCCGGGGGTAACGTGGGGGTCATCGCGGGAGGGGCGGGTCTTGCCCTGGCCACCATGGACACCGTGTTTGCCCTGGGAGGCAGGCCGGCCAACTTCCTCGACGTAGGGGGAGGGGTGTCCCAGGAGGGCATGGCTACCGCCCTGAGGGTGGTGGCCCGCACCCCCGGCGTGGAGGGGATCGTCATTAACGTCTTCGGCGGCATCAACAACTGCGAGATCATGGCCCGGGGTATCGCCCAGGTGCTGGACGAGGACGGGATTTCCGTGCCCCTGGTAGTCAAGATGCGCGGGCACTCGCAGGAGGAAGGATGGGCCATCCTGGCCCGGAGGGGCGTGGAGGTGGTCAAGTACGGTACCACGGGCGAGGCCGTGGCCCGGCTCCTTGAACTGATGAACAAGAACGGGGAGAGGACGTAAGCGAGATGGCCATTCTGGTGAACCAGGACACCCACGTGATCATCCAGGGCATCACCGGCACGCAAGGAAGCTACCACGCCGCTCGCATGCTGGAGTACAACGTCAAGCTGGTGGGCGGAGTGGTTCCCGGGCGGGGAGGTCGCCAGGTGGAGGGGGTGCCCGTGTTCGACACGGTGGCTGAGGCATGCGCGGCCGCCAGGGTGGATGCCTCCCTGGTGCTGGTACCGCCCCCCTTCGTGCTGGAGGCGGCTGCCGAGGCCATCGAATGCGGTATTCCCCTCGTGGTCGTGATCACCGAACACGTTCCCGTGCTCGATTCCATGCGGCTGGTCGCGCTGGCCCGCCAGCGCGGGGTGCGGGTCGTTGGGCCCAACACCATAGGCGTCATCAGCCCGGGCAAGAGCAAGGTGGGCATCATGCCGGGGTACATTTACAGCCCCGGCCCGGTAGGGATCGTGTCCCGGAGCGGAACCCTGACCCACGAGGTGGCCTCCAACCTCACCTTCCGGGGCATCGGGCAATCGACCTGCGTGGGGATAGGGGGAGACCCCATCGTGGGTACCACCTTCGTGGAGGTGCTGGAACTGTTCCGGCACGATCCCGAGACGGAAGCAGTGGTGCTGATAGGGGAAATAGGGGGAGGTGCGGAGGAAGAAGCAGCCGAGTACCTGCGGGCGGGATATCCCAAGCCGGTGCTGGCTTTCATCGCCGGCCAGACTGCCCCTCCCGAGAAGCGCATGGGCCATGCCGGCGCCATCGTGCAGGGAAGCAGCGGTACTGCGGCTGCCAAGATGCAGCGGCTGAAGGAAGCGGGAGTCAGGGTGGCCTCCACCCTGGATGGTATCCTGGACGAAGTGAAGGCCGTGCTGTCGCACGTGGCCTGACAGGAGGGAGAAGATGCGCAACAAGTGGGTGACCATCGTAAGCATCGTGCTCACCCTCGTGGCCTTGTGGGCTCTGAACTGGTCGACGCCCGGACTTGAGGCCAAGGGACGCATTCCCCTGGTGGTGTTCCTGTGGTCGGTTGCCCTGTGGATACTGCGGCCCATCCCGGAGTACCTCACGGCCATACTGGGTGCGGCGGTCATGATCTTCCTCAAGGTGCCCGGCAAGGAAGTGCTGGGCGGCTTTGCCGACCCCGTGTGGTGGATGGTGACCTTCGCCTGCATCCTGGGTGCAGCCATCGCCACCACCGGCCTGGGACGGCGGATTGCCTACACCATCATGGATAAGCTGGGCACCAGCCCCCTGCGGCTTCTGTACGGGACCACCATGACGAACAACGTGCTGGCTCCCTTCACCCCTTCCAACACGGCCCGCGGCGCCATCCTCTACGGGGTGACGGAAGGCATCTGCGAAGCCCTGGGCCTGAAGGCAGGGGAGAAGAAGGGCGACCATACCCTGACCCTGGCTAACCTCTATATCAACACCACCAACACCAACATGTTCCTCACCGCCATGGGCGGAAACGCTCTGTTCGTGTCGCTCCTGGACAAGATGACCGGGCACCGCGTGGTGTGGAGCGACTGGTTCATCGCCGCTTTCGTACCCATGCTCCCGGTAGTGCTCATCCTCCCCTATATCGTCTACCGCCTGTTCCCGCCCCAGGAGAGCGAATGGGTGCGGGGCCGGGAGTTCGTGCGCGAGCAGGTATCCCGCCTGGGTGCTCCCAGCCGGGCGGAGAAGGCCACTCTGGTCATCATGCTGGTGACCCTGGCTCTGTGGGCAACCGAGCTCCTCCATAAGGTGCCTTCCACCACCGTGTCCTTCTTCATGGCCATCATGCTCCTGTTCCCCGGAATAGGCGCGGTGAGCTGGAAAGACGTGGAGAAGCACATGCCGTGGCCCATGCTCATATGGTTGGGATTCGCCATGGGCATGGCCGGCGTGGTGAACTCCACCGGCGGCTTCAAGTGGCTGGTAGGCCGCTTCTTCGCCTCCTCACCCTGGGTGCAGTCCCTGGAATTCGCCCCGTTCATGCTGGTGGTGATCCTGGCCATCATCTTCATTCACCCGCTGTTCTCTGGCATGAACGCCATGGGCATGATCATGATCCCGGTGGTGGTGCAGCTGGCCACCGCCCGTGGGTTCGATCCCTTTGTGGCCGGATTCCTGGCCACGCTGGCCGTGACCACGGCCGCCTTCTTCCTGCCCTTCAACAGCGCTCCCAACCTCATCTTCTATGGGTCGGGGCGCTTTGAGGTGACAGACCTGCTCAAGGGGGCCATACCCCTGGCGCTGCTGATCGCAGCGGCCCTGGTGGGTGCCCTCTACCTGTGGTGGCCGCTGATCGGCCTGCTCTGATCCCAGGATAAATGGTCGCCGGAGGTGATGGCCGTGAAGAGTCCCGTGGTGGTGCCCGTCCGGCAGGATATCCCCGCTGACAGGGTGGACGACCTCGAGCGAACGCTGGTGGAAGGGCTTGAGCGAGCGGGGGTCTGGCGCCGCATCCGTCCCGGGCTGCGGGTGGCCATCACCTCCGGGTCCCGGGGATTCTCTTACAACGTGACCGTCCTGCGTACTGTGGTGGCGGAGCTTAAATCCCGGGGTGCGGAGCCCTTCATATTTCCCGCCATGGGCAGCCACGGGGGGAGCACCGCCGAAGGGCAGGAGCGGGTGCTCCGGGACCTGGGCATCACGCCCGAGTCGGTGGGTGCACCCATCCGGTCCTGCATGGAAGTGGTTCAGCTGGGGACGACCGCGAGCGGGATGCCTGTTTTCTGTGACCGGCTGGCCTACGAGGCGGATGCTATCGTGCTGTTCAACCGGGTGAAACCCCACACCGCCTTCCGGGGACCGGTAGAGAGCGGCCTGGTAAAGATGGCGGTGGTGGGTATGGGCAAGCGCCACGGGGCGGAAGCGGCTCACCGGGCGGGTTTGAGTTCACAGGTATTGCTGGAAGGCTTCCAGCTGGTGAGGGAGAAAGCGCGTCTCTTGTGCGGGATTGCCACGGTGGAGAACTTCCGGGAGGAGGCGGCGGAACTGCAGGTCCTCCTCCCGGAGGAGATTCCCGAGCGCGAGCCCCTCTTGCTCCAGAAGGCCTGGCACTATTTGCCCCGCCTGCCTTTCGACCAGCTGGACGTCCTGGTGGTGGACCGCATGGGCAAGGACATCAGCGGTACGGGGATGGACGTCAACGTCATCGGCATCCACCGGCGCATAGGCGGAACCGGCTTGCCCGACATCCGCACCATAGTGGTGCTCGATCTGACGCCTGCCACCCACGGAAATGCCCTGGGGGTGGGATTTGCCGACCTGGTCCCGCGGCGGCTGGTGGACAAGATCGACTTTGGGGTCACTTACGCCAACGTCATCACCACCGGTTTTTACGGCAGCGGCAAAGTCCCGGTAACCCTGCCGACGGCCAGGGAGGCGGTGGAGGTAGCGCTGAGGCCATTCGAGCCTGACGCCGTTCGCCTGGTGCGCATCCGGGACACCAAACACCTGGATACCCTCTGGGTATCGCAGGCGTTGCTGCCGGAGGTGGAGGCCAATCCCCACCTGCACGTCGTGGGCGATCCCCAGCCGCTGGACATAGAGGAGTGACGTAGTTTTGAAAGAGATCGTCAAGCGTGAGTTGCTGGACATCGTGGGTGAAGATCGGTTCTTCGATGACGATCTCGACCGTTTCACCTACTCGTACGACGGCTCGTTCTTGCCTCTCGTGCCTCCTCATCTGCCCGAAGCCGTGGTGCAGCCCCGGTCTGCAGAAGAGGTGGCTGCCGTCCTGCGTGTTTGCCATGCGCACGGTGTACCCGTGGTCCCCCGGGGGGCGGGCAGCGGACGTACCGGGGGCTCGGTTCCGGTCGCGGGGGGCGTGGTCCTTTCTCTCCAGCGCATGAACCGCATCCTGGACCTGGACGAAGGGAACATGATGGCCCTGGTCGAGCCCGGGGTGGTGACGTTCGATTTCTGCCAGGCCATGGAAAGGAAGGGGTTTTTCTACCCTCCCGACCCGGCGTCCTGGAAGTTCTGCACCCTGGGGGGAAACGTGGCGGAGAACGCCGGTGGGGCCCGGGCTGTCAAGTACGGGGTGACCCGCGATTACGTCATGGGACTTCAGGTGGTGCTGGCGGACGGGCGGGTGATCGAGACCGGAGGAAAGGCGGTGAAGAACGTCACCGGGTACGACCTCACCCGCCTCTTCGTGGGCTCGGAAGGGACGCTGGGGGTCATCACCCGTATCCTGCTCCGGTTGTTGCCCCTCCCCCCGGCCAAGAAGACCCTGCTCCTTTGCTTTGGGTCGGTCGATGCCGCGTCCACGGCGGTAGTGCGCATGATCCAGGCTGGGGTGATTCCAGCGGCTGCCGAACTGATGGACAGGGTAAGCATAGATGCGGTGGCCCGGGCGCATCCGGTACACGTCCCGGCGGGCACCGAGGCGGCCGTGCTGGTTGACATCGACGGGGAGCCCGAAGTCCTGGTGCCTCAGGCCCGGCGGGTGGTGGCTGTAGCGCGCGAGGCAGGGGCGATCGAGATCAGGGAGGCCGCTGATGACGCCGAGGCGGATGCCCTGTGGCTCCTGCGCCGCGCCATGGGGCCGGCAGTGGCAGCGATGGCTCCCAACAAGATAGGCGAGGACATCGCCGTACCCCGCACCGTCGTCCCCGAGATGATCCGGAGACTGCAGGATATCGGGAGGCGTTACGGGTTTACCATCGCCATTTTCGGGCATGCGGGGGACGGCAACCTCCATCCCTCCATCCTCACCGACCTGAGCCAGGAGGGCAACCAGGAGAAAGCAGATGCCGCCGTCGCGGAGGTTTTCCGCGCGGCGCTGGAGCTGGGCGGCACCCTTTCCGGGGAGCACGGCATCGGCATCACCAAGCTGCCCTTCATCACCGACGCCCTCGGCGAGGCGCAGGTAGACGTGTTGAAATCCATAAAGAGAGCCCTGGATCCCAAGGGCATCCTCAATCCTGGCAAGATCTTTTCTGGGGGCGCCGAGCGTTGACCGCAGTCGATGAACTGGCACAAATCGTGGGACAGTGCGACCGTTGCGGTGCCTGTCAGGCAGTGTGTCCTCTCTTCGAGTGCTTGGGGAAAGAGGCCACGGTCGCCAGAGGCAAGCTGGCCATCCTGCGTGCTTTCCTGGCGGGCGGTCTGGGGGCCGATCCCGTGCCCGTGTCGCGGGCTCTTGACCTGTGCCTGTTGTGCCACGCCTGTGCTGCCAACTGCCCCAGCAAGGTGAAGGCCCCGCGCGCTGTCCTCCTGGGTCGAGCCGCGTTGGCACGGTCGGTGACGCCTCCCCGCCTGGTGCGGGCGGTGGACGCGGCCCTGGCCCGCCCGGGGGTGCTGGCCCTGGCCGGCCTGCTGATGCGGGCCTACCACAACGCGCGGGTGTACCGGCTACTGAAGGGCACGGGAGTCCTGGGACTGGTCAGGGCCCTGGTAGGGGAGGCCATGGACTTTCTGCCTCCGCCGGGGGGGGTACCTGAGTCGAGGTCATCCGCTGTGGCAGCGGGCTCGTCGGGGGCGGCGGGCCGGAGGATGGCAGCCGGGGGCACCGCCCGGGGCAAAGTCCACTACTTCGCGGGTTGCATGATGAAAACGTTGTACCCGCACGTGAGCCGGGCCACCATCTCTCTGCTGGAAGCGGCCGGCTACCAGGTGGAAGTACCACCGGCGAGATGCTGCGGGCTGCCCTTGCTGGCGCACGGGCAGCTTGAGGAGGCACGGCGGCTGGCTTCCCAGAACGTGGCCATTTTCCGCGACGCTGAAATGGTGGTGACCGACTGCGCCAGTTGCGGGGCGAGCCTCAAAGATTACGGCTGGTTGCTTGGATCTGACCCCGTCTGGCGAGTACAGGCCGGGGAGTTCGCCGGCAAGGTGCGGGACGTCTCGGAGTTCCTGCTCGGGGTGAGAACAGGGGAGGCGGCCCCTGCCGCCGGGCGGGGATGCCAGGTGGACGGTCGCTGGTCTCAACTGAGAGTTACGTATCACGACCCCTGCCACCTCGTGCGGGGCCAGAAAATCAAGGCCCCTCCCCGTGAACTGGTGCGCGCGACGGGAGTGCAGTTTGTGGAGATGGCAGGGGCGGATACCTGCTGCGGTGGTGGCGGCAGCTTCCACCTGGTTCATCGCGATGTGTCCCAGCGTATCCTGGAGCGCAAGATCAGGGCGGCCGAGGAGACGGGTGCCCAGTTGCTCCTGACTGCCTGTCCCGGCTGTCTCATGCAGTTACAGTACGGGGTGCACCGGGCAGGGATCTCGCTGCGGGTGATGCACCTGGTCGAGTTCTTGCTTGCAGTGGAGCCCAGCTTGATTGGGGCGGGGCCTGGTTAAGTAGATGGCTTAAGTAGAGATTGCTCGTGAGCATGTCCCCAACGGGGCGACGCACCCCTCCTTACCCCGGCGTTGTCCCACCCCCTTGACCTCTCCCGCACGAATGCCATAAGCATGGGATGAGGCCCCAGGGCCTGGAAGGTGGGGAGGACGGTGCGGGGGTGGAGGAGGGGTTTGCTATTATTGCCTCTCGTTGTTCTGGTGGCCAGCAGCTGGCTGGTCATGCGGGCCGGTCGCCTGGCCGAAGAGGCTAGAGCACTTCCTGCCGGCGCCCGGCCTGCGAGTGATCGGTGTACGCTGGAGGCCGAGCGAAGGGTTCTGGTGTTGGAGTGCGAGGCTGCTGGTCTGCTCGCGCTGGACGGAGGGGCCGAGCAGCGTTGGGCATCCGGCCTGGGACCGCTCCCGCGGGCGGTGGGCAGGTTGCTTTCCTCGCCGGGACTGTCCGGATACGACCGGGTGGTAGTGGTAGTTTGGGGCATGGAGCCAGGACCTCTGCACATCACCGTGGGGAAAGCGGATTTGGTGGCCTGGCGACAGGGGGCGCTCACCCTGGAAGAGTTCTTCAGCCGGTGGCAGCTGGAATGGAGCGGGAAGCCACCCGAGTGAGCAGTCGTGCGAGTCCGGGCAGGAATTTTCACTGCCGCTGTAGAATGGCTGGGTTATTAAAAGCAAGGTGCAAATAGGACGGTGGTGGGATCCCTGGGTTCCCGGGTGGCGCCTCGGACGGGCGGCCGGTGGCGTGCGGGCTGACGGCGGGAGGTGTGCGGGATGCTGGACGTGCTCATCAAGAATGCACGGGTGGTGGATGGTTCGGGTAATCCCTGGTTCTGGGGCGAGGTAGGGCTGCAGGCGGGCAGGGTGGCGGTGGTTTCCCGCCGGGCCCTGGAGCTGCCGGCGGGGCGCGTCATCGACGCCGGGGGCATGGTACTGTGTCCCGGCTTCATCGATCTGCACAGCCACTCCGACTACACCATCTGGGTACATAATCGGGCCGAGAGCGCGCTGCGCATGGGTGTGACCACGGAAGCGGTCGGGCAGTGTGGCAGCACCGTGCACACCTTCTGTGGGGAAGAAGTGCGGGGCCGCATCCGCCTGGCCATGGCCCAGTCCGCCACGGTGGCACCGGCTGAGGTCGAGGTGGAGTGGCAGAGCCTCTCCGAATGGCGGGCGGCGCTCGCGTCCCGGGGAACGGGCATAAACCTGGCTCCTTTCATCGGTCACGGGACTGTGCGGGAGTCGGTGCTGGGCGTGGAGGGCAAGGGTGGCGAGCGAACCCACCCCACCCCGGAGGAAATGGACGCGATGAAGGCCCTGGTCCGCCGGGGGATGGAGGAGGGTGCATTCGGGATTTCCACGGGGCTGCGGTACGCGCCGGGGCGGAATGCGTTCACTGAAGAGGTGGTGGCCCTGGCGGCGGTGGCGGCTGAATACGGAGGGGTGCACACCTCCCACATCCGCAGTGAGGAAGAGTATCTGGTTTCAGCGGTCAAGGAACTGATAGTCGTTAGCCGGGAAGCGCGCATCCCGGCGTGCGTGTCCCACCACAAGGCCGCGCTGCCTGAAAACTGGGGCAAGGTTTTCGAGACGATCCGGCTGCTGGCCCGGGCGCGGGACGAGGGTGCCGAGGTGATCTGTGACGTATACCCCTGGACGCTGGCCCGGCAGGCGAACCTGGGGATATGGTTCGCGGGACACGTCCTCTCCTCCGAGGCGAGTGCGGTCGAGCGCGAGGGGCTGCTGGCGAGCGTCAGGGACGACGCCCGCTGGGAAGAAGTGAAGCGTAGGGCCAGGACGGGGTTCGAGAGGGAGGTGGAGCTGAACCGTGAGCGGCGCCGGGTTCTGGCGCAAAAGGGTGTGATGGTGCCCGACATCTGGGATCCGGAGACCTTCGATTACATAGTGTGGTCTCCTTCCCATCCGGAACTTGAGGGCCAGAACTTCCGGGGAGTGGCGGCGGCACTGGGGGAAGGGGATTACTGGGATGCGGTGCGCCGGGTGTACCTTGATGACGAAGGGTTCACCCAGGTGGCGGCCGGAGGGATGGCGGAGGAAGACGTGCTGCACGTGCTGAAGTGGCCGTGGTCTGCCGTCTCCACGGACGGGTTCGTGCTTGACGTCCCTCCCGACCTGGGCCGGCCCGACTGCGGGGTCCATCCCCGTCAGTACGGCACCTATCCCAGGGTCCTGGGCCACTACGTGCGGGAACGCGGTGTTCTCAGGCTGGAGGAGGCCATCCGCAAGATGACGTCCCTGCCCGCCCAATTCCTGGGGTTGCGGGATCGGGGACTGGTGCGGGAGGGCATGTGGGCTGACCTGGTGATATTCGACCCGGACGCTGTGGCCTGCACCGCCACCCACCGCGAACCGGCGCGGAACCCGGTGGGCATTGCGTACGTGTTCGTGAACGGGCAGGTAGTGATGGATGGCGGCCGGCACACGGGTGTGCTGGCGGGGCGGGTGCTGTCCCGGTGATGCCGGTGGCCGCGGGCACGCCGGTGCCGGAGGCGTGGTTGATCGGGCTAACTGATCTGGTGAAGTGGAGGTGTTGGGGATGGGCAAGGCGGTAGCTGTACTGGGCGGGGGTCATGGCGGGCACTGCATGGCAGCTGATCTGGCGCTGGCGGGTTACCAGGTGAACTTTTACGAGGTGCCAGAGTTTGCCGCCCGCGTGGAGAAGGTGCTGAAGTCGGGTGAGATCAAGCTCACGGGGATCGGGCGGCAGGGCGTGGCCAGGCTGAACACAGCTACCACCGACATGGGGGAGGCCCTTGCGGGAGTAGACCTGATCAATATCGTGGTACCCGCATATGCCCACGGGCGCTTCTTCCGGGAGATGTTGCCTTACCTGCGGGACGGGCAAACGGTGGTGTTGTGGGCGGCAGATTTCGGTTCGCTGGAACTGTGGCATTTCTTGCGCCAGAACGCTCCCGGCTTGCGGGTGCGCATAGTGGAGGCCAATACGTTGCCATACGGGACGCGCATGGTGGAGCCGGGATGGGTCGATCTACCCCTGATGGCGACGCTGGTTACGGCGGCCGCCCTGCCGGCGGTGGAGAACGAGGAGGTGCTCCCGGCGTTACGGCAGTGCTTCCCGGTGGTGCGGCCAGCCGACGATGTGCTGTCGTGCGCGTTCAGCAATCCCAACCCCATCGTGCATCCCCCCGGGTCGCTCCTCAACGTGGGTCGCATCCAGTTCAGTGGTGGAGACTTTTACATGTACCGGGAAGGTATAACGGAGGCCGTGGCGCGTGTGATCCGCCGGGTGTTCGCCGAGGTGAAGGCGGTGGCGCAAGCCTACGGCACATCGGTGATAGAGTATGAGGAACGCGATTTCAATACCACGGGCAGCATCATGGCGGTCGCATTCCAGGCGCCGTTCGATACTCTGGGGGTAATCGCCAGGATCAAGGGACCCAGTTCCATATACGACCGGTACATCACGGAGGACCTGCCGCAGGGTCTGGTTCCTATTGCGCAACTGGGGCGGAAGGCGGGCGTTGCCACGCCGGTGACCGACGCTATCGTTTCCCTGGGGGCAGCCGTGTGCGGGCGGGATTTCTGGTCGGAGGGTAGGACTCTGGCTAAGCTGGGCGTAGAGGGCCTGTCGGTGGAGGAGATCAGGCGGCTCGTCAGACAGGGCCTGTGACAATCGGGTGGCACGACGGTTGCCCTGAAAGGGAGGGGTAGGGGCAGGGGTAGGGGAAGCCCGGTCTGGCCTTGGTGGTCCATGAGGCTGGGCTGCCGCCCCTGCCCTCCCTATTCCACTTCGCAAATCCATACCAGGCCGGACCACAACCCCTGCCGGTTCACTCGAGCCTGGCGGTCAGTTCGGCGGCCGTTATGCCGGTAAGGCCAAGCCGCTCAATTGTTCGGCCCTGAGACCACATGTCACATCCCAGGAGGGCCGAAACCAGGGTCACCACTGAATCTATTACGGGAGTGGGAACGCCGGCAACCTTTGCCAGAGAAGAGTACAATACCAAACCCATCGGCACGTCCTCGGTGAGATAACGTTCCGAAAGGCTCTTCGGACCCTTCATCTTGCGGCCTGCCTCAATTCCTTCGTAGCCGAACTGGTCCACAAAAACCCGCCCGACTTCTTCCGGCAATTCACAGTGAGGAGGTCCAAGTCCGAATGCCTCTCGCACCCGAACCCTCTCCTGATCGAGCGCACGCATGACCTTCCACACGGAGGGCGTCATCGCCTCACGGTAAAGCCAGAACTCGCCCCCGGAGAACTCGATCCTGCTTGCACTGAGGAGAGTCGGCACCGGATGCACGCACGGGTTGGTGTTATTGAGGGCGACGTCCAGGATGTTCCTGGCCGGTGCTATCTCCGGGTAGAGCTGCTTGAGCACCGCAGCCGCGGCTTCCGTACGTCGTGCAGGGTACGCGGCGAACGGGTTGAAGATGGCGCGGATGTGCACCGCGACCTCATTTTCCCCGCTCATCCTGCACCCGTACGGGAGCGTAGAGGTCTCCCCCAGCGTTATATCTTTCCTTACTCCCATCTCCTCGAGCACTCTGCCAAAGACGTACGAGCCAAACCCACCCGGGATCAAGAAGACGTACTGGCCGTCTTCCAGGTGCGGTCCGCACATTCTCGCTATGGATTCCTGGGCGAACGCGGGTACAATCACGAGCACTACTTCGGCTCCCGAAATCGCTTCCTCTGGATCGTGAGTTGCCACCCGCAGCTTGGCCAGTCCTTGTCTGCTCACTCCGCTGATCTTGATTTCCCCTGTCTCCCGGATCTTTTTAAAGGACTCCGCGAACTGGGGGACTTGAAAGAGCCTTACTTCGTGCCCCGCCAAAGCCAT
Coding sequences within:
- a CDS encoding NAD/NADP octopine/nopaline dehydrogenase family protein, which encodes MGKAVAVLGGGHGGHCMAADLALAGYQVNFYEVPEFAARVEKVLKSGEIKLTGIGRQGVARLNTATTDMGEALAGVDLINIVVPAYAHGRFFREMLPYLRDGQTVVLWAADFGSLELWHFLRQNAPGLRVRIVEANTLPYGTRMVEPGWVDLPLMATLVTAAALPAVENEEVLPALRQCFPVVRPADDVLSCAFSNPNPIVHPPGSLLNVGRIQFSGGDFYMYREGITEAVARVIRRVFAEVKAVAQAYGTSVIEYEERDFNTTGSIMAVAFQAPFDTLGVIARIKGPSSIYDRYITEDLPQGLVPIAQLGRKAGVATPVTDAIVSLGAAVCGRDFWSEGRTLAKLGVEGLSVEEIRRLVRQGL
- a CDS encoding NAD/NADP octopine/nopaline dehydrogenase family protein, whose protein sequence is MKVAVLGAGHGGVAAAADMALAGHEVRLFQVPQFAESFKKIRETGEIKISGVSRQGLAKLRVATHDPEEAISGAEVVLVIVPAFAQESIARMCGPHLEDGQYVFLIPGGFGSYVFGRVLEEMGVRKDITLGETSTLPYGCRMSGENEVAVHIRAIFNPFAAYPARRTEAAAAVLKQLYPEIAPARNILDVALNNTNPCVHPVPTLLSASRIEFSGGEFWLYREAMTPSVWKVMRALDQERVRVREAFGLGPPHCELPEEVGRVFVDQFGYEGIEAGRKMKGPKSLSERYLTEDVPMGLVLYSSLAKVAGVPTPVIDSVVTLVSALLGCDMWSQGRTIERLGLTGITAAELTARLE